From Aspergillus luchuensis IFO 4308 DNA, chromosome 2, nearly complete sequence:
CAGTGAAGTGTCGACGCTCCCATCATACAACCTCAGATAGCAATTTAGCacaatactataatattcctCCGGTTACCCCCGAGGAATTCCACTCTCAAGGTCCGCGCAGCAGGGTATGAGGATGTCGCTGATCAGCTTAGAATAAGTAGGAGAGGTGGAACTATAGCACGGGATTTCACATCTCACCTCAGCCACTCCACACGTAGACCCCAAGGCCGGTTCAGGTGATGTTCTCGGTAGGCcagaatataatagtaataaccCTCGTGGCAAGCTGAGGATTCTGCGAACTGGTACATCCAATGAGATCTCCAGATTGGCATGCCACAGCTGTTGTGGGTGCAATTGACGATTCCTCATGATTGCTCAATGCGTTCTCATGATTGGCCTCTCTGCATACCAACCGGCATTCTTAGGTGTATGCCTGGTCTTGGCTCCACCTGACATTTTTACCAGCCAATATTTAAATGCTCTTCCAGTGCAGAGGTTCAGGCAAGCTATTCTTGACTACTCGAAATTTCAGCAAAGCCTGTATTCTACTCAGCATGCGTCTCTTGCTGGCTACTATATCAGCCGGGGTGTTGTGGCTTCCCCaggtgttggggagggcCAACACGACTGCGCCGAATTATACGGTCGATGAGCTGTGGAAGTTGGAAACTACCTTCTGGGACAACTTCCTATATCCTGCCAATGTTGAGCAGATGGAGGCCATTAATTCCACCTTGTTTACTCCGGATGTATGTGGAGGGTAGTTGTCCTTCTACATAGTCGCTGACATCTCCCTGCAGGTACAAGGTCGAGTAGACATCACCCGCGTGTTCAACGGCAGCGAATTGAACACAGAGTATATCTTCGGACTGTTTTCGGACCCTGACCATGTTAGTCTAGTTGGGGTTCCCGTTGACTATAGTATTACGCAGTTCATCGCCCAGGGGAATATCGCATCCGCGACCACTGTCGTCACCTTTAATGCCACCTCGTTCGGTAATCTGCTGGTACCAGTCACCATTGACACGTGGATCATGTGGGATTCCGACGGACGCATTATGCAATATGATGCCACCTTTCGTTGGTTCGGATTTCTGCTGGATACCCTGGTAGAGGCTTTGGCGGAGTCCATCAACGGCACGACCAGCCAGGCTACGGCATCACTGACCCAGATCCTCGCCACGACCATCTGCGCAACGCATGATCAATACTGCACCGGTGCAAACCAACAATACGATAACAATACGGCTTGTCTTGAGTTCCTGACCACGGCGATTCCGCTCGGGAAGGACTACGAGCTAGGTCGGAACACCCTGTTATGTCGGGAGGTTCATGAGCACATGGTGCAGTATGATCCGGCGCTTCACTGTCCACATATCGGGCCAACAGGGGGAGATTATTGTGTCAATGATCAGACCTATGCACAAAAGGTCCTTCAGAAGTACTTCAACCAGTCATGGATTGTGGGCGTGCCCTCAACCGGGGATAT
This genomic window contains:
- a CDS encoding uncharacterized protein (COG:S;~EggNog:ENOG410PVBI;~SECRETED:SignalP(1-20)), coding for MRLLLATISAGVLWLPQVLGRANTTAPNYTVDELWKLETTFWDNFLYPANVEQMEAINSTLFTPDVQGRVDITRVFNGSELNTEYIFGLFSDPDHVSLVGVPVDYSITQFIAQGNIASATTVVTFNATSFGNLLVPVTIDTWIMWDSDGRIMQYDATFRWFGFLLDTLVEALAESINGTTSQATASLTQILATTICATHDQYCTGANQQYDNNTACLEFLTTAIPLGKDYELGRNTLLCREVHEHMVQYDPALHCPHIGPTGGDYCVNDQTYAQKVLQKYFNQSWIVGVPSTGDIWLGD